TCCGGCGGGACGCTCGATCGACTCTTCATCTCGATGGGGAGGCGGACGGCGTCGGGAGACGACGCGGAGGTGCTGGCCGGCGCGGCCGAGGAGTTAGCCGCCGAGCTGCGCGCCTCCGGCCTCGTGCGCGACGTCCGCTACGGCGTCGACGAGGAGGATCTCGATCGCCTCGGCCGCTTCGGGATCGAGCACCTTCCCGTGCTCGTCGACCCCGGCAGGATCGACGCGCTCGCCGAGCGGCTCACCCCTTCGGCGATCCGCGAGGCGGTCGCCGCGATCGGACGCCGCGCGACCCTCCCCGGGTTCGGGGGTCCCATCGAGGATTTCGCGGCCCGGGATCCCCTGGGGCTGCTCACCGTCCTCGGCGCGCCGGAAGGCGGCGGCGCCTTCCGCCCCGATCCGGAGTCGGGGCTCTTCCTCTCGAAGGACGGCCGCCGCCTCATGATCGTCGCGGAGCCCTCCGCGCCGCCGACCGAGATCGACTTCAGCCGACGCCTGATGGCGACCGTCGCGACGATCGAGTCGAACGTGCGCACCCTCCCCGGGGGCGCGGATCTCGTCTTCGATCACGCGGGCGGCCACCTCTTCGCGCTCGAGGACGAGAGGCGCGTGCGGCACGACGCCGCCTTCACGAGCCTCTTCTCCTTCGCCGGCGTGGGCCTCATCTATCTCTTCGTCATCCGGCGCCCGGCGCTCTGGCTCGCCATCCTCGTCCCGCTCGTGATGGCCACGGTGTGGACGCTCGGCCTCGCCGCGATCCATCCCGGGCACCTCAACATGGTCACCGTCTGCTTCGCGGCGGTTCTCCTCGGCATCGGCGACGACGCGATGCTGCACATCTACCTGCGCGAGCGGGAGGAGCGCGCCGCGGGCCTCGCGCCGCGCGACTCCGTGGCGGCGGCGCTCCGCGCCACCGGGCCGGCGGCCGTCGTCGCGACGCTTGCCACCGCGGCGGCGTTCCTCTCGCTGTCGTTCGTGAGGTTCCGCGGCCTGGCGGAGCTGGGCGTCATCGGCGCGATCGGGATGGCGACGCTCCTCGTCGGCGTGATCTTCTTCTTCCCCGCGGCGCTCGCCCTTCTCGGCGAGCGGGAGGCGCGGGCGCCGGCTCCGTCGATCCGGCTGCCCGTGGCGGCGCTGCTCCGCGCGTACGACAAGGCGGCGGAGCGGCGGCGATCCGTTCTCCTCGGCATGGGCGCGCTCACCGCGGCGATGCTCGTCGCGGGATTCGGGGTCGGCGTCTCCACCGATCTCCGGTCGATCCGCGGGGAAGATCCGGCCGCCGCGGGGATGACGCGCGTGCTCGCCCCTTTCGGCGCCGGGGGCGCGTCCGAGTCGATGGCGATCATGGGCGGGGACGCCGGGGCGATCGCGGACTTCTGCCGCGAGAGCGTGGCCGCCCGCCGCATCACCGCGTGCGAGAGCGCCGCGCTGCCGACGCCGCCCGCGCCGGTCCAGCGCGCCCGCTTCGAGAAATCGTCGACCCTCCCATGGGAGGCGGCGGTGGCGACGCTCGAGGACGAGGCGCGCGCCGCGGGAATGAACGCGTCGTTCTTCGCCCCGTTCACGGACGCCGCGCTCCGCTACGCCGACTTCCCGTCGGTCGCGGTCGAGCCCGGCGCGTCGCGCTCCGGCGCCCCTTCGACGACGATCTTCTTCGAGGATCAGGCCTCCGCCGCGGCCATCGCGGCCGACATCCGCGCGCGCGCCGGCGGCGTGCGCATCGCGTCGATCGCCCTCGTCGCGTCGGACCTGAGCCGGGTCCTCGCCGAGGACTTCCGCCGCGCCGCGTGGATCGTCGCCGTCGTGATCGCCGCGTTGATGCTCGCCGCCTTCCGGCGCGTTCGGGCGTCGGCCCTCACGCTCCTGCCAGTGGCGATCGGAACGATCTGGATGCTCGGCACGGCGCGGCTTCTGGGCGTCGAGCTGAACCTGATGTCGCTGATGGGGATGCCCGTCGTGTTCGGCCTGGGGGTGGACTTCGGCGTCTACCTCGTGGACCGCTGGCGCGCCGAAGGGGGAGACCCGCGCGCCGCCCTCGCCGGCGCGGGGCCGGCCGTCCTCGTCACCGGCCTCACGACGCTCGCCGGCTTCGCGGCGTTGCTGTCGGCCGATCTCGCGGGACTCAGGTCGCTCGGGTTCACGGTGGTCGCGGGGGCCGGGTACACGCTGCTCGCGGCGCTGATCGTCGTGCCGCTTTTGCTGGCGGGGCCGAAGGACGGCGTCTCCGACAGGGAACGAGTCCGGGGACGGGACATTGCATGATTACCGTGCAACAGTGCTATCCTCCGAAAGTTCGCCAGGCCGCCGTGGAACAGCTCGATGTGCTCAACGCATCTGAGACATTCCCGGCTCGTCGACCATGACTGAACTGAAGAGGACGGTACCCTGATGATTCCAACGCATCGCGTTCCGACACACCCGGGTCGAATTCTGCTCGGACAGTTCCTCGAGCCCCTCGGGATCACTCAGGTGGCGTTCTCGCAGCACATCGGGGTGTCGCTCCAGAGGGTGAACGAGATCATCCGTGGCAAGCGCGGAGTCACTCCCGAGACGGCATGGCTGTTCGCCCAGGCGCTCGGAACGACGCCGCAGTTCTGGATCAATCTCCAGGCGCTTCACGATCTCGCCAGGGCGCGCCCGAAACGTGCGGTCAGAAGGCTGAAGAAAGCGGTTTGACGCGCGCCGAGCCCGTTCCGTAGAATGGAACCCGGCTGGAAGGAAGTTGCGGCCCCTCTCATCACCTCCGTGCCGCCCGATTGCGGACCCAGGGCGCAAAGCATGGGGTGAATCATGGCCAGGAAGCTTCCCGCAAGACCGAATCTCGATCACCTTCGCCGCCAGGCGAAGGCGCTGCTCGCGTCCCTGAATGAAGGCGACGAGGCGGCTGCCCGCGAGTTCAAGAAGAACCTTCCCTCCGCGGGCGTGATGACGACCGCCCAGATCCTCAAGGCCGGGCTGCGCCTCGCCGACGCGCAGTCGGCGATCGCACGGAAGTCCGGCTTCGAGAGCTGGCCGAAGCTGGCGCGGCACGTCTCGCAGCTCCGGGAGCTGGAAGGAGTCTGGGAGTTCGCGAGCCTGGAGATCGAAGGGTCGGCCGTGCCGCGGGCGATGCTCGGTTCATCGCGCCTGGTGATCGACGGCGATCTCTTCCGGACCGAGTCCCCCGACGCGATCTACGAGGGTGTCTTCAACATCGACGTCGAGGTCGAGCCGCACCACATCGACATCGAGTTCGTGGCGGGCCCCGAGGCGGGAAACTGGTCGTACGGGATCTACGAGCTCTCGAGGGACTCCCTGACGATCTGCCTCGGCCTCACCGGTGCGAAGCGCCCGGTGAGATTCGCGACGGCCCCGGGATCCGGCCACGCGCTCGAGACGCTCGTGCGGCGGCGCAGCGGCGCCCTGAAGCTGGACCCCGAGAAGGCGGTCACCCCCTTCGAGCCGAGCCCCCCCGAGCTTCTCGCCCCCCTCTCGGGCTCGTGGCGCCCCGAGTCGGTGATCCTCGACGGGCAGGCGCTGCCCGCGGAGATGCTGAAGTACGGCAAGCGCGTCGTGACCGGCAACCACACCCTCGTCACCTTCGGCGGGCCGCCGATCCTCGACGGCCTCACGCGCGTCGACACGTCGAAGGAGCCGTGGGAGATCGATTACCTCCACGCGGCAGGGATGCAGGCGGGAAAGATCCAGCGCGCCATCGCGCGCGTCGACTTGGGAAGGGCCGAGTTCTGCATGGCCCCCGCCGGGGAGCCGCGCCCGACGCGCTTCGACGGGAAGAAGGGGACCGGCTGGTCGCTCAGCGTCTGGCGGCGCGCGAAATGAGCGGAGGGGTCGCTCAGGTCACAGCCGGGGCGACCCCGCTCCTCACGTACGTCAGCCACCCGCGCGGATCGGGCGCCTCCCCCTTCACCGTCGCGAGGTAGCGGCGCTGGAGCTCGAGCGTGACGGGCCCGGGGCGCCCGGCGCCGACCGGGATCTTGTCGACGCTCCGGACGGGCGTGACCTCGGAGGCGGTCCCCGTCAGGAAGACCTCGTCGGCGGTGTAGAGGAGATCGCGCGGCATCGCCTGCTCTATCACCGGGATCTTCGCGTCGCCCGCGAGCGCGAGGATCGTCGAGCGCGTGATCCCGGGGAGCATCGTGCCGTCGATCGGGGGCGAATGGAGCGCGCCGTCGATCACCAGGAAGAGGTTCTGCCCCGACCCCTCGCTCAACATCCCGCCGGGGCCGAGGGCGATCGCCTCGGCGAAGCCGTTCGCGAGCGCCTCGAGCTTGATGAGCTGCCCCCCCAGGTAGTTCCCCGCGATCTTCGCGGCGGCGGGAAGCGTGTTCGGCGCCATCCTGTGCCAGCTCGAGACGCAGGCGTCCACACCGTTCTTGAGCGCGTCGTCGCCGAGGTACGCCCCCCACGGCCAGCAGGGGAGGTAGACCTCGATCGGGCTGGCGAAGGGGATCATGCTCGCCGCGCCGTACCCTCTCACGACCATCGGCCGGATGTAGCACGAGTCCATGCGGTTCAGCTCGACGAGGCGGCAGCAGGCGGCGGCGAGATCGTCGATCGAGTAGGGGATCTCGATGCGGTAGATCTTGCACGAGTTGACGAGGCGCTTCAGGTGATCGCCCAGCCGGAAGATGGCCGGGCCCTTCGGCGTCGCGTAGCAGCGCATCCCCTCGAAGGCCGCCGAGCCGAACTGCATCGAGTGCGAGAGGACGTGGACCTGAGCCTCCCCCCACGCGATGAACTTGCCGTCACGCCAGATCCACTCGGTCTCGGTCAGCTTGTGCATGGGCTCCTCGATGAGAAGACGATAGACACGCGACGACCACCGTCCGGCACATCCTGTACGTGTCGAGCCAGGGGCGGTAATGGCTCGTCGCCCGGCCGTCGGCGGCGAGGACGCGGATGGGCAGCGGGACGACGCGGAAGCCGTCGAGGCCGGCGAGCATGAGGATCTCGACCTCGGCGTCGTAGGAGCGGCGCCGGAAGCTCACCGCCTCGAGGAGCTCCCGCGTGTAGAGGCGGAATCCGCACTGCGTGTCGGGGAGGGCGGGGCCGCGGAAGAAGCGGACCGCGGCGCACGAGAAACGGTTGCCGAACCTCCGGGCGCCGGACATCGCCTCCCACGCGCCCACGCGCGCGCCCACGACGAGATCGGCGGCGCTCTCGCGCCGCGCCCTCACGAACGCGGGGATCTCGGCGGGGTCGTGCTGTCCGTCGGCGTCGAGCGTGACGATCGCCGACGCGCCGCGCGCGAGGAGCCGTGAGAAGCCGGTCGCGAGCGCCGCCCCCTTCCCCAGGTTCATTTCGTGGCGGACGACCGCCGCCCCGGCCGCCCGGGCCACCTCCCCCGAGGCGTCGGTCGAGCCGTCGTCGACGACGAGGACCTCGCCGACGTGGGGGAGCGACTCCCGGACGACCTTCGAGATCGTCGCGGCGGCGCCGTACGCGGGGATGAGCGCGGCGATCATCGCGTCACGTCCGCCTCAGCGTGATCTCGCCGTCGGCGAGGATCTCGCCCGAGGCCGACGCCCGGCACGAGAAGACGTACAGCGCGCCGAGATGCCGATCGAGATGCGCCTTCACGTCGACCCGCTCGGCGGAGGCGGGCTCGCGGCGCAGGCGCACGTTCGTCATCGCCGCGACGACGGCGCCGCCCCCTTCGGGGAGCCCCAGCCCGGCGGTCTGCGCCATCAGCTCGACGAGCAGGCAGCCGGGGAGGAAGCCGTCGGGCGTTGTCAACGAGGGGGCGTGATCGGCGCGCTCGCGGAACCCCCGCACGACACCCGCCTCGGCGTCGCGGGCCGCCGCCGTCAGAAGGATGGCCTCGGGGCCGTGGGGAAGACGCGAAAGGGGGATCGCCTCAGGCCGAGGCACGGTGCGCCGTGATGTGGCGGGCGAGGGTCTCGACCGACGTGAAGATCCTGACGACCAGCTCCGGCTCCTCGATGCGGAGGCCGTAGCGCCTCTCGACGCCGGTGACGAGCTCGAGGACGTCGATGGAGTCGAGGTCGAGCCCTCCGCCGACCAGAGGGGCGTCGTCCCCGAGGGACGCCGGGTCCACGTCTCTCAGCTTGAGGTGATCGACGATGAAGGCCTTGAGCTCGGCGCGGAGCGCCTCGTCGGTCGCGGTCGGCGCCGTGTCGCGGGTTGCCATGGGCGCGAGTCTTATACCACAATGCCGAAAAAGTCGGCAACCGCCGCGCGTTGCACGTTTCTTCCGACAGGAGGCTCACATGTCGAAGGTACGCCCCGCCCTCTGGCTCGCCCTGGCGCTCGCCACCGCCGTCGTCACCCTCGCCGGCCGGCCCGCCCGCGCCGAAGAGCAGTCGATGACCATCCGGGACGGCGTCCTCGACGAGATCGATCTCAAGGCGCTCATGCTCCCCAAGGACTCCACCGTCATCGTGCGCCTCTTCGACGCGAGCCGGGCCGACCTCGGCACCGCCGAGTCGGGGGACAACCCGAAGCGCGTCGACGCCGCGAAGATGATGCAGCGCGAGTCCCCCGACATGCTCGCGGACGCCGTCGTCGGCACGCTTCAGCTCGGCGGCGCCTTCACCGGCGCGAAGAAGACCGCCGACGCCCCCGGCG
This portion of the Acidobacteriota bacterium genome encodes:
- a CDS encoding MMPL family transporter, whose amino-acid sequence is MSGILGRLARFAADHRGAVIAAYLLVSAALFASSLSIRLETSITDLLPRGTASADDLRAFLASGGTLDRLFISMGRRTASGDDAEVLAGAAEELAAELRASGLVRDVRYGVDEEDLDRLGRFGIEHLPVLVDPGRIDALAERLTPSAIREAVAAIGRRATLPGFGGPIEDFAARDPLGLLTVLGAPEGGGAFRPDPESGLFLSKDGRRLMIVAEPSAPPTEIDFSRRLMATVATIESNVRTLPGGADLVFDHAGGHLFALEDERRVRHDAAFTSLFSFAGVGLIYLFVIRRPALWLAILVPLVMATVWTLGLAAIHPGHLNMVTVCFAAVLLGIGDDAMLHIYLREREERAAGLAPRDSVAAALRATGPAAVVATLATAAAFLSLSFVRFRGLAELGVIGAIGMATLLVGVIFFFPAALALLGEREARAPAPSIRLPVAALLRAYDKAAERRRSVLLGMGALTAAMLVAGFGVGVSTDLRSIRGEDPAAAGMTRVLAPFGAGGASESMAIMGGDAGAIADFCRESVAARRITACESAALPTPPAPVQRARFEKSSTLPWEAAVATLEDEARAAGMNASFFAPFTDAALRYADFPSVAVEPGASRSGAPSTTIFFEDQASAAAIAADIRARAGGVRIASIALVASDLSRVLAEDFRRAAWIVAVVIAALMLAAFRRVRASALTLLPVAIGTIWMLGTARLLGVELNLMSLMGMPVVFGLGVDFGVYLVDRWRAEGGDPRAALAGAGPAVLVTGLTTLAGFAALLSADLAGLRSLGFTVVAGAGYTLLAALIVVPLLLAGPKDGVSDRERVRGRDIA
- a CDS encoding HigA family addiction module antidote protein; this translates as MIPTHRVPTHPGRILLGQFLEPLGITQVAFSQHIGVSLQRVNEIIRGKRGVTPETAWLFAQALGTTPQFWINLQALHDLARARPKRAVRRLKKAV
- a CDS encoding TIGR03067 domain-containing protein, with translation MARKLPARPNLDHLRRQAKALLASLNEGDEAAAREFKKNLPSAGVMTTAQILKAGLRLADAQSAIARKSGFESWPKLARHVSQLRELEGVWEFASLEIEGSAVPRAMLGSSRLVIDGDLFRTESPDAIYEGVFNIDVEVEPHHIDIEFVAGPEAGNWSYGIYELSRDSLTICLGLTGAKRPVRFATAPGSGHALETLVRRRSGALKLDPEKAVTPFEPSPPELLAPLSGSWRPESVILDGQALPAEMLKYGKRVVTGNHTLVTFGGPPILDGLTRVDTSKEPWEIDYLHAAGMQAGKIQRAIARVDLGRAEFCMAPAGEPRPTRFDGKKGTGWSLSVWRRAK
- a CDS encoding branched-chain amino acid transaminase — encoded protein: MHKLTETEWIWRDGKFIAWGEAQVHVLSHSMQFGSAAFEGMRCYATPKGPAIFRLGDHLKRLVNSCKIYRIEIPYSIDDLAAACCRLVELNRMDSCYIRPMVVRGYGAASMIPFASPIEVYLPCWPWGAYLGDDALKNGVDACVSSWHRMAPNTLPAAAKIAGNYLGGQLIKLEALANGFAEAIALGPGGMLSEGSGQNLFLVIDGALHSPPIDGTMLPGITRSTILALAGDAKIPVIEQAMPRDLLYTADEVFLTGTASEVTPVRSVDKIPVGAGRPGPVTLELQRRYLATVKGEAPDPRGWLTYVRSGVAPAVT
- a CDS encoding glycosyltransferase family 2 protein, with amino-acid sequence MIAALIPAYGAAATISKVVRESLPHVGEVLVVDDGSTDASGEVARAAGAAVVRHEMNLGKGAALATGFSRLLARGASAIVTLDADGQHDPAEIPAFVRARRESAADLVVGARVGAWEAMSGARRFGNRFSCAAVRFFRGPALPDTQCGFRLYTRELLEAVSFRRRSYDAEVEILMLAGLDGFRVVPLPIRVLAADGRATSHYRPWLDTYRMCRTVVVACLSSSHRGAHAQADRDRVDLA
- a CDS encoding acyl carrier protein, whose product is MATRDTAPTATDEALRAELKAFIVDHLKLRDVDPASLGDDAPLVGGGLDLDSIDVLELVTGVERRYGLRIEEPELVVRIFTSVETLARHITAHRASA
- a CDS encoding DUF4410 domain-containing protein: MSKVRPALWLALALATAVVTLAGRPARAEEQSMTIRDGVLDEIDLKALMLPKDSTVIVRLFDASRADLGTAESGDNPKRVDAAKMMQRESPDMLADAVVGTLQLGGAFTGAKKTADAPGATDVVVEGRFTIINPGKRIMRAFAPGAGKSGIGVEGTVKNAKGEVLATFRHMRNSGIGLGGGDYVKFLTDDTKDVGHDIAVFLKRWATGGDLHADAKK